GTTTAGCCTGGGTGCCACCTCTCACGCCATAGGAGCGCGCCTCTAGCGCTGCCGTTTCGGTAAGGGCCAACAGGCCAGGCACCCGGGCCATCGGGGAGGGAGGCTGGCGCAGGTGCGGCTGCTGTGCAACCGGGTCCCGCCACTGGCGTGGACGGCCGTGATCTTCTGGGGTTCGTCCACGCCGGGTCTGCAAGCCACGCCGGTGGCCCTGCTCGTGCTGGATCGCCTCGCCGTACTGCCCGGCCTGGATGCAGTCGGCCCGTTCGTCCGGACGCTCCTCTCGTCGCCCGGCGCGGAACTGTTCCTCGGCAAAACAGCACACATCGTGGAGTTTGCCATCCTGGCCTACCTCGTGACCAGAGCCCTCTGCACC
This is a stretch of genomic DNA from Bacillota bacterium. It encodes these proteins:
- a CDS encoding VanZ family protein, translated to MRLLCNRVPPLAWTAVIFWGSSTPGLQATPVALLVLDRLAVLPGLDAVGPFVRTLLSSPGAELFLGKTAHIVEFAILAYLVTRALCTPHPRRTGYDRHPVPLAGALSLAYAVTDELHQHFVPGRSCRFEDVLIDAA